A genome region from Cryomorphaceae bacterium 1068 includes the following:
- a CDS encoding T9SS type A sorting domain-containing protein, protein MAQGEMDNWFFGIQAGLNFSSGTPEVIAESSINSIEACASISDSEGNLLFYSQGNKVFNRNHDEMLNGNLHGYSRNATQGTGIAPMPGDPDKYYVFSMRYIGEMYGLDYAIVDMIRDFNRGEVIQRGNFLRDGITEKMTFVQQTDSPNVWLIVHDFNADEYIVFPISESGIGECTTYATGIIHTERYGYLQPSPDGSMLAAAVRTGFHSDGFVEISRFDPTEGNISESFVLQMPNRPYGICFSPDNSKLYVTSGSPNHLYQFDLSQREPDLIQASRVQITSTPFIDYLGSAAALQLAPNGKIYLARYETNWLAVINEPNALGTNCDYVQDAVSLEGTGSCEGGLPNFGNLFYDQTPAYILDDPETDEPPIEVEPEYDCEALLAKPNPTKGALILESFGDEISFVEVYDITGRVVMPETTYHSAEVRIDEMQHLASGTYIVRVAHGDCLNEKKVVVAR, encoded by the coding sequence ATGGCACAGGGCGAGATGGACAATTGGTTTTTTGGAATTCAGGCGGGTCTCAATTTCTCTTCTGGCACTCCTGAGGTCATAGCCGAGAGTTCCATAAATTCTATTGAAGCTTGCGCATCGATCTCCGATAGCGAGGGGAATTTGCTGTTCTACTCCCAAGGCAATAAGGTATTCAATCGAAATCACGATGAAATGCTAAATGGTAATCTGCACGGCTATAGCCGAAATGCAACCCAAGGAACGGGAATCGCACCGATGCCCGGTGATCCTGATAAGTACTACGTATTTTCGATGCGATACATTGGTGAAATGTATGGCCTGGACTACGCCATCGTAGATATGATACGTGACTTTAATCGAGGCGAGGTGATCCAGCGAGGAAATTTTCTACGCGACGGGATTACAGAAAAGATGACTTTTGTCCAACAGACCGATAGTCCCAATGTTTGGTTGATCGTTCACGACTTTAACGCTGATGAGTACATCGTATTTCCGATTTCAGAATCAGGCATCGGTGAGTGTACAACCTACGCGACGGGTATCATTCATACAGAGAGATACGGTTATTTGCAGCCTAGCCCTGACGGTTCTATGCTGGCGGCGGCAGTACGGACGGGTTTTCACTCGGATGGTTTTGTTGAGATTTCGCGGTTTGATCCAACGGAAGGAAATATTTCGGAATCATTTGTACTGCAAATGCCCAATAGGCCTTACGGGATTTGTTTTTCGCCCGATAATTCTAAGCTCTATGTTACGTCAGGTTCTCCGAATCATCTTTATCAATTCGACCTGAGCCAGAGAGAACCTGATTTAATTCAAGCTTCGCGTGTTCAGATCACGTCCACCCCCTTTATCGATTACCTAGGATCAGCTGCAGCCCTGCAACTCGCCCCGAATGGTAAAATTTATTTGGCCCGATACGAAACCAATTGGTTGGCGGTTATAAATGAGCCCAACGCCTTGGGTACGAATTGCGATTACGTCCAAGATGCGGTATCGCTAGAGGGTACAGGGAGCTGTGAAGGTGGTTTGCCAAACTTCGGTAACCTATTTTACGACCAAACTCCGGCATATATTTTGGACGACCCGGAAACGGATGAACCTCCGATTGAGGTAGAACCGGAATATGATTGTGAAGCCCTTCTAGCAAAACCTAACCCAACCAAGGGAGCATTAATTCTGGAATCTTTTGGAGATGAAATTTCATTCGTAGAGGTCTATGATATTACCGGCAGGGTTGTGATGCCGGAGACGACTTACCATAGTGCTGAGGTTCGAATAGACGAAATGCAACACTTGGCCTCAGGCACATACATTGTACGTGTGGCACATGGTGACTGTTTAAATGAGAAGAAGGTTGTAGTCGCGCGATGA
- a CDS encoding T9SS type A sorting domain-containing protein has translation MRSLLFFAMALMLSDLSAQTTISSTNPEKNSLPAVSEKIKSQAIPKSEANVLLESDFSDVSEWIVDSDFGGTWVQSFDGPQGQFSIGPIESTTADNGFALYDSNTICADFDVTATIQYAQPLDLSDVEFADITVQTYYRQFQGTCSFQYSTNGGQNWTTTFLFTDLDVNVATPNPLFLTIPNALPGGFDEVLFRFRYDGACDYAWMLDDLVVTETADFNLAINDFYYDSYLLFEDFVTGDDGELAAENYEYTDYKTSQVRPLTFLGFIENVGAEPLTNVVMTVTLTTPAGIEEFTSDPIAVLPTLAEDTLQIEDVLPEAFLSGGLIGSYSVVAEVSCDQDEVILVDNQSETKQFQVNDEFLGNFFDQATASDLSYLSSAFFSDDQIYGSVFYLVNPDSVNYIEFAYGNVNILFNENEVFLNIRRANVLGDPSETDSLYFGLEEVNYIVQEADLTEDSLNLIRVYLPNSVQLSSGLHQVEVLVPFEPLTNGTIPLVRNAEFTSGTFFDFDEFSGGPQGWFVFGDDNPAIRCGFDPAFNAPIVITSQPESEENACINSSVTFSVEGENIEEYQWQRSSNLDGEWFDLFEANEPSYTIASVDFFDSGTFYRCRVSNGFSTEFTEPAALSLDNIAPQLTVTADIPLVFESGLNCENGLIPNLIDDGIVIATDNCPISSSGFTTFQNPVPGSVAELEGTITLDVFDGLGNSGFVALDYVVVDLSPPLPDADSLETLTLGCGEAVLNIPSAVDNCSGVIQGQTENETVFFEEGEYEIVWSYQDESGNETTQTQQVIVLGGNCCNASIINVLTLDTLWLQDPVCPGDTTAVLIRFPNTVVIPPGGGYALRFFPTNPLDPDYFTIINQRVYKFDNTLNGIANPGIEGTYLVYGFVFSDPNDPLGSICAQTETPRIYEVLSPEDEGCSSIVELQGGVTESLIYPNPANDRITIVDNLSGTSVIEIYDLQGRLVLEVQNGGSDLSKTVDVSSLVSGVYTIKTIGKNGLSVGHFLKE, from the coding sequence ATGAGATCTTTACTTTTCTTCGCTATGGCGTTAATGCTGAGCGACCTTTCCGCCCAAACTACTATTTCATCAACAAATCCTGAGAAGAACAGCTTACCTGCTGTTTCAGAAAAAATTAAATCACAGGCTATTCCTAAGTCCGAGGCGAATGTCCTTCTCGAATCTGACTTTTCGGATGTATCTGAATGGATAGTGGACAGCGACTTCGGAGGAACTTGGGTTCAGTCTTTTGATGGGCCTCAGGGCCAGTTTAGCATTGGGCCTATAGAATCTACTACAGCTGACAATGGTTTTGCACTTTATGATTCCAACACCATCTGTGCTGATTTTGATGTCACTGCAACCATTCAGTATGCCCAGCCACTTGATCTTTCAGATGTAGAATTTGCAGATATTACGGTGCAAACATATTACAGGCAGTTTCAGGGTACCTGCAGTTTTCAGTACTCTACGAATGGCGGCCAAAACTGGACAACGACCTTTTTGTTTACCGATTTGGATGTGAATGTAGCAACGCCGAATCCATTGTTCCTGACGATTCCAAATGCGCTACCCGGAGGTTTTGATGAAGTACTTTTCCGATTCAGATATGACGGCGCATGCGACTATGCTTGGATGTTAGATGATTTGGTAGTTACTGAGACGGCAGATTTCAATTTGGCCATCAATGATTTCTACTATGATTCATATCTCCTTTTCGAAGACTTTGTTACCGGAGATGATGGAGAATTGGCCGCTGAGAATTATGAGTACACCGATTATAAAACGAGCCAGGTGAGACCACTCACATTCCTGGGTTTCATTGAAAATGTTGGGGCGGAGCCTCTCACGAATGTTGTAATGACAGTCACCCTAACCACTCCTGCCGGTATCGAAGAATTTACGTCAGATCCGATAGCTGTTTTACCTACGCTTGCAGAAGATACACTTCAAATAGAAGATGTATTACCCGAGGCTTTTCTCTCAGGTGGGTTGATCGGAAGCTATTCAGTTGTCGCCGAGGTGAGCTGCGATCAAGACGAGGTAATCCTTGTCGATAATCAGTCAGAGACCAAACAATTTCAAGTGAATGATGAGTTTTTAGGGAATTTTTTTGATCAGGCCACAGCCAGCGATTTATCCTATCTCTCTTCGGCCTTCTTCAGTGATGATCAAATATACGGGTCGGTGTTTTATTTAGTGAATCCGGATTCGGTCAATTATATTGAGTTTGCCTATGGAAATGTGAACATACTATTCAACGAGAATGAGGTTTTCTTAAATATCCGCAGGGCGAACGTGCTCGGTGATCCAAGTGAAACTGACTCACTCTATTTTGGCTTGGAAGAAGTGAATTACATCGTTCAGGAGGCTGATCTTACTGAAGATAGTTTGAATTTGATTCGCGTTTATTTGCCCAATTCGGTTCAATTGAGTTCGGGTCTGCATCAAGTTGAGGTTTTGGTTCCTTTTGAACCTTTGACAAACGGCACTATTCCGCTTGTTCGCAATGCTGAATTCACCTCGGGTACCTTCTTCGATTTTGATGAGTTCTCCGGAGGGCCTCAAGGATGGTTCGTTTTCGGTGATGACAATCCCGCCATCAGGTGTGGTTTTGATCCTGCTTTTAACGCCCCTATAGTCATCACTTCGCAACCGGAGTCGGAAGAAAATGCCTGCATCAACTCTTCTGTGACCTTCAGTGTAGAAGGGGAGAATATTGAAGAATATCAATGGCAACGATCAAGCAATCTCGATGGAGAGTGGTTTGACCTTTTTGAAGCAAATGAGCCCTCCTATACCATTGCATCGGTAGATTTCTTTGACAGTGGGACGTTCTACCGCTGCAGAGTGAGCAATGGATTTAGCACGGAATTCACAGAGCCGGCAGCGCTTTCCTTGGACAATATAGCTCCACAACTTACCGTAACTGCTGACATTCCATTGGTTTTTGAATCAGGATTGAACTGTGAAAATGGTTTGATACCCAATTTGATTGACGATGGTATTGTTATCGCAACAGACAATTGTCCGATTTCATCAAGTGGATTTACCACTTTCCAAAACCCGGTGCCCGGCTCTGTAGCTGAGTTGGAAGGAACGATAACATTGGATGTATTCGATGGATTGGGTAATTCGGGATTTGTGGCATTGGATTATGTGGTGGTAGATTTATCTCCACCTCTACCTGACGCAGATAGTTTGGAGACCTTAACTCTTGGTTGTGGTGAAGCAGTCTTAAACATACCTTCAGCGGTCGATAACTGTTCCGGCGTTATTCAAGGTCAAACGGAGAATGAAACAGTTTTCTTTGAAGAAGGCGAATACGAGATCGTGTGGTCGTATCAAGACGAGTCCGGGAATGAAACCACCCAAACTCAACAGGTTATTGTTCTAGGTGGTAATTGCTGTAATGCCTCTATTATTAACGTTTTAACCCTCGATACCTTGTGGCTTCAGGATCCGGTTTGTCCCGGAGACACGACGGCCGTTCTTATAAGATTCCCCAATACGGTTGTTATCCCTCCGGGGGGTGGATATGCCTTGCGATTTTTCCCAACCAATCCATTGGATCCGGACTACTTCACAATAATTAATCAACGCGTTTACAAATTTGACAATACCCTGAACGGGATCGCAAATCCGGGAATAGAAGGAACATATCTGGTTTATGGTTTTGTGTTCAGCGATCCGAATGATCCTTTGGGTTCGATTTGTGCTCAGACCGAGACGCCTCGAATCTATGAAGTACTATCTCCTGAAGATGAGGGATGCTCAAGTATAGTGGAATTGCAAGGTGGGGTGACTGAGTCATTGATTTATCCAAATCCGGCAAACGATAGAATTACCATCGTCGATAATCTTTCGGGAACTTCCGTCATCGAAATATACGATCTGCAAGGTCGCCTGGTTTTAGAAGTTCAGAATGGTGGCTCCGATTTGTCTAAAACTGTTGATGTTTCATCGCTGGTGTCGGGTGTTTATACGATCAAAACAATCGGAAAGAACGGACTCTCAGTAGGGCACTTCTTAAAGGAATAG
- a CDS encoding Crp/Fnr family transcriptional regulator, with protein MNDIHLPFHPELKKEVLMHSIEKEVPAGTELLRDGQYVKLIPLVLSGMLKVSSHFEERDLLLYYIRPAESCVMSFTCVIKDEVAFGTAVAEEDSKLLLMPADKVTKWALRYPEMNRLFLDQYSLRYTELIDTLHQYVFRNLDARLLSYLKKEVELKNENPLKISHREIASDLGTVREVISRLMRKLEKEGHIHQIGNSIQVH; from the coding sequence ATGAACGACATACACCTTCCGTTTCATCCTGAGCTCAAAAAGGAAGTGCTGATGCATTCCATAGAGAAAGAGGTACCGGCAGGCACGGAACTTCTCCGCGACGGGCAATACGTCAAGCTCATTCCTTTGGTGCTATCGGGCATGCTCAAAGTGTCCTCACATTTTGAAGAGCGAGACCTCTTGCTCTATTACATCAGGCCCGCCGAAAGTTGTGTTATGTCCTTCACCTGTGTCATTAAGGATGAGGTGGCTTTCGGAACGGCCGTGGCCGAGGAGGATTCAAAACTGCTCTTGATGCCCGCCGATAAGGTGACAAAATGGGCTTTGCGCTATCCCGAAATGAATCGGCTGTTTCTCGATCAATACAGCTTGCGCTATACGGAATTGATCGACACGCTGCATCAATACGTGTTCAGAAATTTGGACGCCCGTCTGCTCAGTTACCTGAAAAAAGAAGTGGAACTAAAAAATGAGAATCCGCTGAAGATAAGCCATCGGGAGATTGCCTCCGATCTGGGAACGGTGCGCGAAGTGATCAGCCGACTGATGCGCAAACTGGAAAAAGAGGGGCATATACATCAAATCGGAAACAGCATTCAGGTCCATTAA
- a CDS encoding DUF2892 domain-containing protein — translation MKKNMGTADKVIRIAIAAIIATLYFTNVISGTVGLVLLILGAVFVLTSLVSFCPLYAPFGISTCSVKSRKA, via the coding sequence ATGAAAAAGAATATGGGAACCGCAGACAAAGTGATCCGCATCGCGATTGCAGCCATTATCGCCACCCTCTATTTTACCAATGTAATCAGTGGAACAGTGGGGCTCGTCTTATTGATCTTAGGAGCAGTCTTTGTGCTGACCAGCCTCGTGAGCTTTTGCCCGCTTTATGCGCCTTTTGGCATTAGCACTTGCTCGGTAAAGAGCCGTAAGGCCTGA
- a CDS encoding DEAD/DEAH box helicase family protein has translation MILSDGKNWISTDGSINFTTAAILRNSESFEVNVSWTGNTTFNARIDEAKQKFEDIFNGKHGQYRHLSSDELEVVIQKTGQNKELDELLEDSIELNQNSSYGAKVAALVEKKKKRFDYYVADIKGLPRFPFKDGPRDYQAEAYEAWKKNGYSGVFAMATGTGKTITSLNCLLEEYQKTKVYRAIITVPTTALVEQWKQECAKFNFKNVISVSSKVKWDNNLAFFNTASKLIEPSYIVIVTYASLTRRKFQSFFKKLPNDTILIADETHNLGSKGILKILPKIHLKKRIGLSATPHRKFDETGNKAIEEFFSDEPPYILSYSMEEALNIGWLCRYTYHPHIVRLTVQEMKKYKDLSLQLLRMGMFDKSTGAFRSTPEIEKKLLERKRIIHKALNKLDSFRSILKFEFEKRKNLKYTLVYVPEGVESDFAEMDFTVETEDEKRLINEYTKAVSSTDDSVMVKQFTSNSTNRDDILKDYENGRIHVLTSMKCLDEGVDVPRSELAIFCASTGNPRQFIQRRGRVLRLHDDKIHATIHDLVVVPEISSEENTFEMERGLVRKELERVVDFAHLAMNKTETYETFKKTLDYYSLNLNDI, from the coding sequence ATGATTCTTTCAGATGGCAAAAACTGGATATCAACGGATGGAAGCATAAACTTCACTACCGCTGCCATTTTGAGAAATTCCGAAAGCTTTGAAGTCAATGTATCATGGACGGGAAATACAACTTTCAATGCGCGTATTGATGAAGCTAAACAAAAGTTTGAAGACATCTTCAACGGTAAGCATGGGCAATACAGGCATTTAAGTTCCGATGAACTGGAAGTTGTCATTCAAAAAACAGGTCAGAATAAAGAGTTGGACGAGTTACTTGAGGATTCGATCGAGCTCAATCAGAACTCAAGTTACGGAGCAAAGGTGGCCGCTCTTGTTGAAAAGAAGAAAAAACGGTTTGACTACTATGTGGCGGATATCAAAGGTTTACCCCGCTTTCCTTTTAAAGATGGCCCCCGAGATTATCAGGCTGAAGCTTATGAAGCTTGGAAAAAGAACGGCTACTCCGGTGTCTTTGCTATGGCCACGGGTACTGGAAAGACGATTACTTCGCTGAATTGTTTGTTGGAAGAATATCAAAAAACGAAAGTATATAGGGCAATTATAACGGTCCCGACAACTGCATTAGTTGAACAGTGGAAACAAGAATGTGCGAAGTTTAACTTCAAAAACGTAATTTCAGTTAGTTCGAAAGTGAAATGGGATAACAATCTTGCCTTTTTTAACACTGCTTCAAAGCTAATTGAACCCTCATATATTGTAATTGTAACCTATGCGTCATTAACACGGCGCAAATTTCAAAGCTTCTTTAAGAAACTTCCAAATGACACTATTCTAATTGCGGATGAAACTCATAATCTCGGGTCAAAAGGAATCTTGAAAATTCTGCCAAAAATCCATCTTAAGAAACGTATAGGGTTATCCGCCACCCCACACAGGAAGTTTGATGAAACAGGAAATAAGGCCATTGAAGAATTCTTCAGTGATGAGCCTCCGTACATTTTATCGTATTCTATGGAAGAAGCGCTCAATATTGGATGGCTCTGTAGGTACACATATCATCCGCATATAGTTAGGCTTACAGTTCAAGAAATGAAGAAGTACAAGGATTTATCTCTACAGTTACTCAGGATGGGCATGTTTGACAAATCAACAGGTGCTTTCAGAAGTACTCCCGAGATTGAGAAAAAACTTTTAGAAAGAAAACGCATCATTCATAAAGCACTAAACAAATTAGATTCATTTAGGTCCATTTTAAAATTTGAGTTCGAAAAGCGAAAGAACTTGAAGTATACCTTAGTATATGTACCAGAGGGTGTTGAGTCTGATTTTGCCGAAATGGATTTTACAGTTGAAACTGAGGATGAAAAAAGACTGATTAACGAATATACAAAGGCTGTCAGCAGCACTGATGATTCCGTGATGGTGAAACAATTTACATCCAACTCGACAAATAGAGACGATATCTTGAAGGACTATGAAAATGGGAGAATCCACGTTTTGACTTCAATGAAATGCCTGGACGAAGGTGTTGATGTACCGCGATCAGAGTTGGCAATTTTTTGCGCAAGTACGGGTAATCCAAGACAGTTCATTCAAAGAAGGGGAAGGGTTTTAAGGCTCCACGATGATAAGATACATGCTACCATCCATGATTTAGTAGTCGTTCCCGAAATAAGCTCTGAAGAAAACACATTTGAAATGGAAAGAGGGTTAGTTCGAAAAGAACTTGAAAGGGTTGTTGATTTTGCACATTTGGCGATGAACAAGACTGAGACATACGAAACGTTTAAGAAAACTCTCGATTACTACAGCTTAAATTTGAACGATATATAA
- a CDS encoding AAA family ATPase, whose protein sequence is MIIKKIQIENYLCYYGLNSCQFEDGLNIVLGENNEGKTKFFEAIDWLFTGQNEDLGTLASAKKIKEISPGDGFRVSVSMIVHQFDSEFKITRSFAVQKQSENKIETSNLIFEGEETDFNTGQREPKNAQILLNRVFPHQIRRYSMFKGETQLNIFENDEALSNLINLFSEARHFDKYTEKISFLREKAEKAVDTSTKQNQKNQREYQNLERDIQILQKEKKEKLIFRDSTEEEISNLEKNISEAEKYVDNAKDLKIINERIQKTKEKISSLNSIIDENFTQSLFDESWILVNFEPFQKEFSKKITTHSQERRKLQSEFDRLKGIKEGEKKAKEELLNNAVPLPIGVPSKDHMEEMLKDKVCKVCNTPAPKGSKPYKFMAERLKDYLSSQDITTDNSETQEDLFKYDYTNRLDNLKISHEDNLKNYRLIKSKIGEHFEFNYKRKKEIEKYENQLNKEKTERERILGNSKIGDEETLIGVFKNYTSWQSDLNSAKKDQIEIQGALADISEKLNAKEEEKNKIDLDSASSFLINTRNILRDIETIIIETKNRKFDEFIISLETKSNKFLNNINVEAFTGQIKFTKRKLGETKFKIDVSLIEEGGRYFVPGTAVRTSMNISILLAISELAHEVRDETYPMIFDAPTSSFGETKTGDFLNLIYKTTNQKIIFLKDFIGSIRNPDGTVKDLYIKGEFNSIQREKAFWVKLERPFNKKDLSTLNTEIIPL, encoded by the coding sequence ATGATAATTAAAAAGATCCAAATTGAAAACTATCTCTGCTACTACGGTTTAAATTCTTGCCAGTTCGAAGATGGTCTCAATATTGTCTTAGGAGAAAATAATGAAGGAAAGACTAAATTCTTCGAAGCTATCGATTGGTTGTTCACAGGACAAAACGAAGATTTAGGCACATTGGCATCTGCAAAAAAAATAAAAGAAATATCTCCAGGTGATGGTTTTAGAGTTAGCGTCTCAATGATTGTTCATCAATTTGACTCCGAATTTAAAATTACACGAAGTTTCGCTGTTCAGAAACAATCCGAAAATAAAATTGAAACATCAAACTTGATCTTTGAAGGGGAAGAAACTGATTTTAATACGGGTCAGAGAGAACCCAAAAATGCTCAAATCTTGCTAAATAGAGTCTTCCCTCATCAAATTCGAAGATATTCAATGTTCAAAGGGGAAACTCAATTAAATATTTTCGAAAATGATGAAGCATTATCAAACCTAATCAATCTCTTTTCTGAGGCTAGACACTTTGATAAATACACAGAGAAAATAAGCTTTTTAAGAGAGAAAGCCGAAAAGGCTGTAGACACTTCAACGAAACAAAATCAAAAAAATCAACGAGAATATCAAAATCTAGAGAGAGATATCCAAATACTTCAAAAAGAGAAAAAAGAGAAGTTGATTTTTCGAGATTCAACGGAAGAGGAGATTTCAAATCTTGAAAAGAATATATCAGAGGCAGAAAAATACGTTGATAATGCAAAAGATCTTAAAATAATTAATGAAAGGATTCAAAAAACAAAAGAGAAAATATCCTCCCTTAACTCTATTATTGATGAGAACTTCACCCAATCACTCTTCGACGAAAGTTGGATATTAGTCAATTTTGAACCTTTTCAAAAAGAGTTTAGCAAAAAAATCACCACACATAGTCAGGAGAGGAGAAAGCTTCAATCTGAATTTGATAGGCTCAAGGGAATAAAAGAAGGTGAGAAAAAAGCTAAGGAAGAGTTATTGAATAATGCTGTTCCTCTCCCCATTGGCGTTCCATCTAAAGATCACATGGAAGAAATGCTTAAAGATAAAGTCTGTAAAGTGTGTAATACACCTGCACCAAAAGGATCAAAGCCTTATAAATTTATGGCTGAAAGACTCAAAGACTATTTGTCTAGCCAAGATATTACAACAGATAATTCCGAGACCCAAGAGGATCTATTCAAATACGATTATACGAATAGACTTGACAATTTAAAAATAAGTCATGAAGACAACTTGAAAAACTATAGGTTAATTAAATCAAAAATTGGTGAGCATTTTGAATTCAACTATAAACGAAAAAAAGAAATTGAAAAGTATGAAAATCAGCTAAATAAGGAAAAAACAGAAAGAGAAAGAATCCTGGGTAACTCTAAAATAGGTGATGAAGAAACTCTAATAGGCGTTTTTAAAAACTATACTTCTTGGCAATCTGATTTAAATTCTGCAAAAAAAGATCAGATAGAAATTCAGGGAGCACTCGCAGACATTTCAGAAAAACTGAATGCTAAAGAAGAAGAGAAAAATAAAATAGATTTAGACTCGGCCAGCTCATTTCTCATAAACACCAGAAATATACTTCGGGACATAGAGACAATAATAATCGAAACGAAGAATAGAAAGTTCGACGAGTTTATAATTAGTTTAGAAACTAAATCAAATAAGTTTCTCAATAATATTAACGTCGAAGCTTTTACTGGTCAGATTAAGTTTACAAAACGAAAGCTTGGTGAGACTAAATTCAAAATAGACGTCTCGCTTATTGAAGAAGGAGGTAGATACTTTGTACCTGGTACCGCTGTGAGAACCTCCATGAATATTTCAATCCTGCTGGCAATTTCTGAATTGGCGCATGAGGTCAGAGATGAGACATACCCGATGATTTTTGATGCTCCAACTTCATCATTTGGTGAAACCAAAACTGGTGACTTTCTAAATTTAATCTACAAAACTACCAACCAGAAAATCATCTTTTTGAAAGACTTTATTGGCTCAATCAGAAATCCCGATGGCACTGTTAAAGACCTGTACATAAAGGGAGAGTTTAATTCTATTCAAAGAGAAAAAGCTTTTTGGGTTAAACTTGAGCGGCCGTTCAATAAAAAAGACCTATCAACTTTAAACACAGAAATAATTCCGTTATAA
- a CDS encoding phosphoadenosine phosphosulfate reductase family protein has translation MSNLKHVIGISGGKDSAALAIYLNKLYPQLDLVYYFCDTGKELDETYQLIENLEIYLGKKVTHLKSEDAEKTDENPFDHYYKAYRGYLPSSVARWCTKQMKLDPFEKFVGNDPVVSYVGIRGDEDREGYISKKNNIQSIFPFRRNIWSEDVVRKLLANGNRDLVKEIYANHTSGKELDRIVKLVENELLLEAKNHQQNKRAFGEKQNLLLDRGTALFNRVTFDWLKSTSYPLAKESDFPLLENEDNLNRADIFQLLEDSGVGVPAYYKKVEFEVNGEKGEYARSRSGCFFCFFQQKIEWVWLYEQHPDLFVQAQHYEKIDEGFTWNQDESLEDLIQPRRLEQIKMDHIKRSNKNKSKDSNYLIDILDDTEGESCVACFV, from the coding sequence ATGAGTAATTTGAAACATGTTATAGGTATTTCGGGAGGGAAGGACAGCGCCGCCCTAGCCATATATTTGAATAAGCTATATCCACAGCTTGATTTGGTCTACTACTTCTGTGATACGGGAAAAGAACTTGATGAGACCTATCAGCTTATAGAGAACCTTGAAATCTATCTGGGAAAGAAGGTAACGCATCTGAAATCAGAAGATGCTGAGAAAACCGATGAGAATCCTTTTGACCATTACTACAAGGCCTACCGCGGTTACCTTCCTTCGTCCGTAGCACGTTGGTGCACCAAGCAAATGAAACTTGACCCCTTTGAAAAATTTGTTGGCAATGATCCGGTTGTTTCCTACGTAGGAATTCGAGGGGACGAAGACCGAGAAGGCTACATTTCCAAAAAGAACAATATCCAGTCGATATTCCCATTTCGCAGAAATATTTGGTCAGAGGATGTAGTACGCAAACTTTTGGCTAATGGAAATCGGGATTTGGTTAAAGAAATCTACGCTAACCATACTTCAGGGAAGGAGCTAGACAGAATTGTCAAGCTCGTAGAAAATGAGCTTTTACTGGAAGCCAAGAACCACCAACAGAATAAGCGTGCATTTGGTGAGAAACAGAATCTCTTATTGGATAGAGGTACGGCCTTATTTAACCGTGTGACATTTGACTGGCTGAAGTCTACAAGCTATCCGCTGGCTAAAGAGTCTGACTTTCCGCTTCTGGAAAACGAGGACAATCTTAACAGAGCAGATATTTTTCAATTACTGGAAGATTCAGGGGTTGGTGTTCCTGCATATTACAAGAAAGTGGAGTTTGAGGTAAATGGAGAAAAAGGGGAATATGCACGAAGCCGTTCAGGATGCTTCTTCTGTTTCTTTCAGCAAAAGATCGAATGGGTTTGGCTTTACGAGCAACATCCCGATCTGTTTGTACAGGCGCAGCACTACGAGAAAATTGATGAAGGATTCACGTGGAATCAAGATGAATCTTTAGAAGATTTGATCCAGCCAAGACGATTGGAACAAATCAAAATGGATCACATCAAACGTAGCAATAAAAATAAATCCAAAGACTCCAACTACCTGATCGATATTTTAGATGATACGGAAGGGGAAAGTTGTGTGGCTTGTTTTGTTTAA